Part of the Longimicrobiales bacterium genome is shown below.
CTCGACATCCAAGCAGTTCACCGCGGCGGCGCTTGCTCTGCTGGAACAGGATGGCCTGCTCTCGCTCGACGACGACGTACGTGAGCACGTGCCGGAATTGCCCGATTACGGTCGGCCGATCACGATCCGCCACCTGCTCAACCACACCAGCGGGCTGCGCGACTATATCGGCCTCATGACGATGGCGGGCACCGACATCGACGACGTGACCGGCGACGACGAGGCGCTCGCCGCGATCGCGCGGCAGCACGCGCTCAACTTCGAGCCGGGCGCGGAGTGGCTCTACAGCAACTCGGGCTACTTCCTCGCGTCGGTGATCGTGGAGCGCGTGTCCGGCAGGACGCTGCCCGAGTTCGCGCGCGAGCGCATCTTCGCGCCGCTCGGCATGCGCAGCACGCTGTTCCGCGACGACTACCGGCTCGTCATCCCGCAGCGCGCCAGTGCCTACGCCCCCGAGGGCGACGGCACATACGCGATCGACATGTCCAACTGGCAGCAGACCGGCGACGGCGCGGTGTTCACCACGGTCGAGGACCTGCTGCTGTGGGACCGCAACTTCTACGAGCCGCGCGTCGGCGGACGCGCACTGCTCGATGCACTGCACACCCGCGGCCGACTCTCGTCCGGTGACACGCTGGAGTACGCGCTCGGCCTGTTCATCGACGAGTACCGCGGTGCGCGTACGGTCAGTCACGGCGGCTCATGGGGCGGCTACCGGGCGGAGCTGCTGCGCTTTCCGGACGAACGCGTCTCGGTCGCGGTGCTGTGCAACCTTGCGACGACGGACCCCTCCACCCTCGCGCAGCGCGTCGCCGACGTCTACCTGGCCGATCGGCTGCGCGCGGCGGACGGTGCGGTCGCGACGTCGCATGCAGAGCATCGGGCGGTAACGATGTCCACGGCGCAGCTGCGCCGCTGGACCGGGACCTACCAGGACA
Proteins encoded:
- a CDS encoding serine hydrolase domain-containing protein, with the translated sequence MTSHARCSATVLGLFLLPATLLAPASELAAQDPDALHARVDSLFVAYNRTDSPGCALGVYRDGAIAYARGYGMADLEQGVAIGAHTVFDIGSTSKQFTAAALALLEQDGLLSLDDDVREHVPELPDYGRPITIRHLLNHTSGLRDYIGLMTMAGTDIDDVTGDDEALAAIARQHALNFEPGAEWLYSNSGYFLASVIVERVSGRTLPEFARERIFAPLGMRSTLFRDDYRLVIPQRASAYAPEGDGTYAIDMSNWQQTGDGAVFTTVEDLLLWDRNFYEPRVGGRALLDALHTRGRLSSGDTLEYALGLFIDEYRGARTVSHGGSWGGYRAELLRFPDERVSVAVLCNLATTDPSTLAQRVADVYLADRLRAADGAVATSHAEHRAVTMSTAQLRRWTGTYQDSASGEVRRVVMRDSVLMLEAFGREWPLVPIADDEFRADVPVDLTFRFDAGPPVRLHQNLQGSSTTFRAIETVSPGVAELRAYAGRFRSDELDATYEVRLEDDALQLVMPGSSPSRTLRPLQRDSFQAGTMVIRFQRSGGRISGFLLDQGRVRGLVFQRTAQ